The following are encoded together in the Thalassolituus oleivorans MIL-1 genome:
- a CDS encoding ExbD/TolR family protein → MRRHKRLKEEAELNVTSFMNLMIVLVPVLLLNMVFSQLAVLDLRLPTGDQNDPAVINPEDVTLEVTIRKTGFVISRTYMEQTESLKELPKIGDKFDFEGLSSALQDVKKNPVFADKTDIVLLPESDVDYQTLVTVMDTARIYPAVVAASLVDAVLFPDISLGDAESTEVTP, encoded by the coding sequence ATGAGACGCCATAAGCGATTAAAAGAAGAGGCGGAGCTCAACGTAACATCCTTTATGAACCTGATGATTGTACTAGTGCCAGTATTGCTGTTGAACATGGTGTTCTCTCAGCTTGCGGTGTTAGATCTCAGGCTTCCTACCGGTGATCAAAATGATCCGGCAGTGATTAATCCCGAGGATGTCACGCTTGAAGTGACAATTCGAAAAACGGGTTTTGTTATCTCTCGTACTTATATGGAGCAAACAGAATCTTTAAAAGAGTTGCCAAAAATTGGTGATAAATTCGATTTCGAAGGTTTATCTAGCGCATTACAAGATGTGAAGAAAAACCCAGTATTCGCAGATAAAACGGACATCGTTTTACTGCCGGAGTCCGATGTTGATTATCAAACCTTGGTAACAGTAATGGATACTGCGCGTATTTATCCTGCCGTAGTTGCGGCGTCGCTGGTCGATGCTGTGCTATTTCCGGATATTTCGCTGGGTGATGCTGAGAGCACGGAGGTGACACCATGA
- a CDS encoding ExbD/TolR family protein, giving the protein MKMSRRAKRMQRNHKRNANKSSLNLTALMDIFTILVFFLMVNQSEVEVQNTDTVELPVSLAENKPDDQLTVLVTREDVLVQGRVVASVASLSKDPADLIAALKQELDYRAARKPLPPELEEQGRPITIVGDKGTAYAVLKKVMNTCSKAGFNNISLAVNQLQPGGA; this is encoded by the coding sequence ATGAAGATGTCTCGTCGTGCAAAACGAATGCAGCGCAACCATAAGCGTAACGCCAATAAAAGCAGCTTAAACTTGACGGCCCTGATGGATATTTTCACCATTTTGGTGTTTTTCTTGATGGTGAACCAGTCAGAAGTAGAAGTGCAAAATACGGATACGGTTGAGCTACCGGTGTCGCTGGCTGAAAACAAGCCTGATGATCAATTGACGGTATTAGTGACTCGCGAAGATGTTCTTGTTCAAGGGCGAGTTGTGGCTTCGGTTGCATCCTTGAGTAAAGATCCTGCGGATTTAATCGCAGCTTTAAAGCAAGAGCTAGATTACCGCGCCGCACGCAAGCCTTTGCCTCCCGAGCTTGAGGAGCAAGGTCGTCCTATTACTATTGTTGGTGATAAAGGGACTGCTTACGCTGTGTTAAAAAAGGTAATGAATACCTGTTCGAAAGCTGGGTTCAACAACATCTCGCTTGCTGTTAATCAACTGCAGCCAGGGGGTGCGTAA
- a CDS encoding AgmX/PglI C-terminal domain-containing protein, with translation MSQYRPPELPWSDSGDGRRFRAFLWVLLLIVLVTSIAVPLINLPEKDRSELEKIPPQLAKMIERKKKEVVKPPKPEPKPEPKVEPKPEPIPEPKPEPKPEPKPLPKPEPKPERKPEVKATEEKRAAAKEKAKEAFGADALAALSSLRSEVPVAALKTSSSGLSNAGNKATNVGSVVDRAAASRSSGGVDVATLTTATAGETLSDRTLTAVELTPEQVAQTKESRKRSQEELRLAFETYNVHYDRIYRGALRANPTLAGAVTLALVIEPNGSVSECKAIKSELKDDKLIRRLESKCRQMQFEDRPGLDVTKAEYPIRFNP, from the coding sequence ATGTCGCAGTATCGTCCTCCTGAATTACCTTGGAGTGATAGTGGCGACGGCCGCCGTTTTCGCGCCTTTTTGTGGGTATTGTTGCTGATCGTATTGGTTACCAGTATTGCTGTACCTTTGATTAATTTGCCGGAGAAAGATCGCAGCGAGTTAGAAAAGATACCGCCACAATTGGCCAAGATGATTGAACGTAAAAAGAAGGAAGTGGTGAAACCACCAAAACCTGAGCCGAAGCCAGAGCCGAAAGTCGAGCCAAAGCCTGAACCGATACCAGAGCCTAAGCCCGAACCAAAGCCTGAGCCTAAACCGCTACCAAAACCAGAGCCTAAACCTGAGCGTAAGCCAGAAGTGAAAGCAACGGAAGAGAAGCGCGCAGCGGCGAAAGAGAAAGCGAAAGAAGCTTTCGGTGCTGATGCTTTGGCAGCTTTAAGTAGTTTGCGCTCAGAAGTTCCTGTTGCTGCCCTGAAGACCTCAAGTTCCGGTTTGAGTAATGCGGGTAATAAGGCGACGAATGTGGGTTCTGTGGTTGATCGTGCGGCAGCTTCGCGCAGCTCTGGTGGTGTTGATGTTGCGACATTAACGACAGCAACCGCGGGTGAGACTTTGTCTGATCGTACGTTAACAGCTGTGGAGTTAACACCAGAACAGGTCGCACAGACCAAGGAGTCGCGCAAGCGTAGCCAAGAAGAGTTGCGTCTAGCGTTTGAAACCTACAACGTTCATTACGATCGGATTTATCGCGGAGCTTTGCGAGCAAATCCAACGTTGGCGGGTGCTGTAACCTTAGCCCTAGTCATCGAGCCTAACGGCAGCGTTAGTGAATGTAAGGCGATCAAGAGCGAGTTGAAAGATGACAAGTTGATTCGTCGATTAGAATCGAAATGTCGTCAGATGCAATTTGAAGATCGACCTGGCCTAGATGTGACGAAAGCGGAGTATCCAATCCGATTTAATCCATAA
- a CDS encoding MaoC/PaaZ C-terminal domain-containing protein, with product MTSISNRPFDEIVIGEQCQRTHTVTERDLVLFAAVSGDHNPVHLDAEYAATTAFGGQIAHGMFTGGLISAALAMQLPGPGTVYMGQTLSFRKPVMIGDSLTVVLTVREKHTEKPIVTLDCSVTNQHGKTVATGESVVMAPTTSVTIDTPDLPNISINGK from the coding sequence ATGACCAGCATATCTAACCGCCCTTTCGATGAAATTGTCATTGGAGAGCAATGCCAGCGAACGCACACAGTTACCGAGCGTGATCTCGTCTTATTTGCTGCGGTATCCGGCGACCACAACCCTGTGCACCTTGATGCTGAATACGCAGCAACAACTGCTTTTGGCGGCCAGATCGCTCATGGTATGTTTACCGGCGGGTTGATTTCAGCAGCTCTGGCGATGCAACTGCCAGGACCCGGCACTGTTTACATGGGTCAGACCTTGTCATTCAGAAAGCCCGTCATGATCGGCGATTCACTGACCGTTGTATTAACGGTACGAGAAAAACATACTGAAAAGCCTATCGTCACCCTCGATTGCAGCGTGACCAATCAGCATGGGAAAACAGTTGCCACTGGTGAGTCGGTGGTTATGGCACCAACAACGAGTGTTACGATCGATACGCCGGATCTGCCCAATATCAGCATTAATGGCAAGTGA